TACGTCTGCACGCAATCCGGCGGTAATTTTCAAGTCTTTGTTCACCTGAATTTCATCTTGGATAAACAAGCCTAATTGTATTGCGTTGAAATCGGCAGCAGCAGCTGATCCGTCGCCACGAATATCATCAATTAATGAATAGCCAATATTGTAATAAGATGGAGTTCCGTTTAAAAAGTCATCGGTACTATCAAAGCTATAGTCTCCAAATGCTTTTCTCATAAACATGTTGTAAATAGAATAGAATTCATTATGTGTACCTATAGTCCAAGTATTTTTACCGGAGTACAACTGAACATTGTCGGTAATAGTAAGAATGGACTGTTTGAGTTGGTTTCCACTTGAATAGACTTCCGATCCAGCATGGATTTTACCACTTCCATCACTAATTGTTATGCCCGGGAAATTTTCTCCCATTGGTGCACGATCATCGAATACGTGTGTGTAGCCAATCTTCAGGTTGTTCGACCACTTATCGTTAAATCGGCTGTTAAACTCAAGAGCCGAAGCATTTGTGGTTGATGGGAAAAGAACTCCAGTATTGGCAAAGTAAATATTGTTTGAATTTGAAGAACTTGGTGACGAGCTTTCTCCTTTTGTGTACTGGTGGCGAACCATTAAACTGTGTTTGTCGCTAATGTTCCAGTTCAATTTCACCAAGAATTTTTCACCATCTAGTTTTGATTTTACATCTCCATAAGCACCGGCGTCGTAGCTATAGCCCTGTAATTTGTCGTAAATTTGATCGAGAGTAGCTTTATCAGAATCTCCTCGGTAGTCGCTAAAGTTGAATGGCTTTGGAGTTTCATCACGTTGGATTTCAGCATTCGCAAATATGAAAAGTTTGTTTTTGATGATTGGAGCACCAACAGTAAAACCATATTGTTTTGCTGAGAAATCAGCCAGCTTTTCGCGTTTATCGACATCTCCAGGTGTTTTCCCTGCAAGACTTTCATTTCTTACTTTGTAGTAAACTGATCCTTTTACTTCGTTGGTTCCTCTTTTGGTAACAGCGTTAATACCACCACCGGCAAAACCACTCTGGCGAACATCAAAAGGTGCAATTACAACTTGGAACTGATCAATTGCCTCAACACTGATTGGTGAAACTCCAGCTTGACCACCGTTCATTCCATTTGCAGCTAACCCAAAAACATCGTTATTTACAGTTCCATCAATCATCAGAGAGTTGTAGCGGTTATTACCTCCGGCGATTGACATACCTTCTCCGTTAGCGTTTGCCTGTGGTGTTAAACGTAAGAAGTCGTTCAGATTTCCTGTTAAAGTAGGGAGGTTTTCTAGTTGCTCCCTGTTGATTACGGTTTCAGCTCCTGTTCGGTTACCATCAAATAAGTCATGTTTATCAATACCAGACCCCATAACCATAATTTCAGGTATCTCCAGGTTATCAGGAGTTAGCTTGATATTAATCTTGTAGCTTTGTCCTAGTGCTAGATAAACTCCCTCTTCGGTGAATGAGTGAAATCCAATAAAAGATACTTTAATCGTGTAAGGCCCTCCAACTGTTAAGTTAGGTAATCTAAAAAGTCCTTCTTGATTTGTCACTGTCCCGTTTTGTGTTCCAGTGGGGTTGTGAAGAACTACAACAGAGGCTCCGGGAAGAGCTTCTCCATTTTGATCGCTAACAGAACCGTTTATTTCTGCCGTCGTGAGTCCCTGTGAAAAGACCACTAGCGAACTAAAAGCCAATATGGCCAAAAAGGTAATTTTTAAAAGTTGTGTTTTCATAGAATATAATTTTGGAAAATGAGTCCCGTTAATGTATTAAATTTCAAATACATAATAAATGATATTTAAGAAATAGATATGAACCGGATTTCAACATCTTATTAACCCCCACAGTTGAAAATGTTAATCACTGTTAAATTATTTATACCACTGCAAAGGAAAAGTATAGATTTTAACAGAATGTAAATTCTAAGTTAAGTATAGAACCTTTTTAAATTATGCTTGGAAAGCTTCCTTTTTCAAACCTCAAAAAAGGAAGAGAAATTTCCATTTAGCGGTTCTATTAAAAATTTATTTTGTCATTTTTCCCTGTCGCCTGATAAAATAGATATGAGAATTCCTGTTTTTTTCTGAATTCATCAAAAAAACACAAAATTGTTTTACACCTCTAAGTGTCAATAAGTGAGGTGATAGCATTGCTTTATTGAAAATAGTTCAAAAAAATAAAGTACTTTGTATTGCATAGAACCATTTAATGTTTGTATATTTGTATTACCGAATTCAAGGTAAAGACTAGAAATAGTTTAAGAAGAGTTCTATACAGAGTGTAACGAAAACAAAAAACAATCGTCTTAAAGACAGAAACAGAAAACAATAAGCTCTCAAAGCAAAAGCAGTTAAACAAAAGCATCAGAAAACAGAAAACAGAAACAAAAGCACAGGAGGACAAATCATGAAAACACAAAACAACGAAACAGAAAACAGAAACAATCAAGTTGAAAAAGTATTGTTAAGAAGTGCAGCAGTAATTATTAGTTTTGTATTAATTAGTTTTACAGTCAGTGCACAAGGATTTTGGAAACAGTTATTGACCAACAACAGTTTTGGACAAGTAGCCCTATTGATGGTTGAAGAATCAGCAGCCGATATGAACGCAGGAGAAAGTAACTTGCCGACCGAAGCATCAAGCTCAACTTTTTATTTCGAGCAAGCTGTTGATCCGGAGTTGAACCTAGAAACATGGATGACCGATGACGTTTACTTTGGTTCTTTTATCAACCTGGCAACACCGGAAGCTGAGAAAAGTCTTGAGATTGAAGATTGGATGAAAAATGATAATCACTTCAACAGTGCACTGGCAACAGATCAAGACAAAGAATTGAAATTGGAAGCATGGATGACTAGCGATAGATACTGGAGAATGTAGTTTATTGGACGGGCGGACAGATCCAATTTTAAACAGACATGAAAGGGAAGAATTATGAAGATCGAAAATACAAAAGCACAAATGCGAAAAGGGGTTTTGGAGTACTGCATATTGTTAGTACTAGAAGGGAAACCCCTTTATGCCAGCGATATTATTGACGAATTAAAAAATTCGAAGATGATCGTAGTTGAAGGAACCCTTTACCCCTTGCTCACCCGTTTGAAAAACGCCGGTTTGCTGGCTTACAAATGGGAAGAATCGACCCAGGGACCACCACGCAAGTATTACGAACTTACAGACATTGGAAGCGAGTTTGTTGTAGAGCTGGGAAAATCGTGGAATGAACTGGTTGAAGCTGTTGGTACTATTAAGAAAAGCAAATCGTAACAAACAATACGGAAAACAAAAGCACAAACGCACAAAAACAAACAGAGATGAAAAAGACATTTACAATAAATATTAGCGGCAGCGTTTTTCACATTGACGAAGATGCTTACCAAAAGCTGCAAAAATACTTGCAAATGCTAAATCAGCATTTCGGTTCAGGCGAAGAGGGCCGTGAAATATTGCAGGATATAGAAACCCGAATTGCTGAACTTTTCAACGAGAAGATGGAAAAGGGTGACAAAAATGTGATTCAGGAGTCATGGGTTGATGAAGTGATGGCAAGAATGGGTAAACCTGAAGATTTCATGGAAGGTGAAATTGATGAAGACGAAACAGAAGAATCAAAGCCCAAAGGCGAAGATAAAACCTACACAACGGCCGGAAAAGTCAAACGACGTATGTATCGTGATCCGGACAGTCGGGTTTTTGGAGGTGTTTGCGGTGGAATGGGTGCATACTTTGGGATCGATCCAGTCATACTTCGAATTATCACTTTTATATTAATATTTGTGACAAGTGGGGTCATTATTCCAGTATACTTGTTACTGTGGATTGCAGTACCAAAGGCTTGTACAACGGCTCAAAAGTTGGAAATGAGGGGGCAGGAAGCTACCGTTTCAAACATTGAAAAATCGATCAAAGAAGAAGTAGATGAAGTAAAAGCCAGCTACAAAAAATTTAAAAGCTCTGATTCTTATAATAAAGGAAAAGAGAATGCCGGCCGTTTTGGCGATGTTCTATACAGCGTTCTTCGGGTAAGCTTGAAAGTACTCATCATCATTTTTGGAGTATTGATGATTTTATTCGGTTTTATCTCTCTAATCACTTTTCTGACTTCTATGATTGTCGGTCATTCCTTTATGGATGCTGCTCCATGGATTGCTGGAATAGGACCTGAATTTTATGTTCCCGGAATTGCCAACTACTTTATCAGTTCAGGGTCCTTGACTGTTTTATTAATAGCCGTTGGCTTTTTGGTTGGCATTCCATTGCTTGGAATATTATTTATCGGGACAAAAATGGTGTTCCGTTATAATACAAATAACAAGGTAATCTTTTTGGGAGCGTTGGGAGTTTGGCTGGTTGCTCTGGTTACCGTGATTGTAGTTTCACTGTCACAAGTAAATGATTACAGTAAACAAACAACCGTTGCCGAAAGCAATAAAATAGAATGTGATAGTTGCGAAACCATGTACCTGAAGCTGGCTGACGACAATTACAGTGGACGCAAGAACTACTACATGGATCTTGACCGAATGAAAGTAGTTACAGAAAACGGAGAAACAACGTTGCTTGGCAGACCACGGTTGGATGTGGAACGAAGCAATACCGATGATTTCGTGATTCTGGTGCGTAAAAAGTCGCGCGGAGCAAGCTCCGAAGAAGCAAAAGATAATGTTCAGCAAATCGTTTATCAATATCAGTTGAGCGATTCAACCATCTATTTTGACCCTTATTACCGGTTGGCTGACGGTAGCCGATGGTTGCAACAAGAGGTAGATATTACCGTGAAAGTTCCTGAAAACAAAAGAGTCTTTCTGGGAGATAACCTGGTCAAAATTATTTATGATATCGAAAATACTTCGAATACCTGGGATGGCGATATGGTAGGTAAATACTGGAAAATGACTGAACTTGGATTGAAGGAAGACTCAGCAAACAATGAATAAATTGTGTGTCCTTGTGTTTTTATTTCCAGAGATTGACTTTCGGGGAAATCTCTGGAAAGGACACCTAAAATTATAAAACTATGAAACAATTTAAAATCATATTAGTACTACTTTTTCTAGTGTCGACGGGTGTTGTGCTGGGACAAAGTAAGTCGGACAAAATATTCGACTCATTCAGAAATAAGCCGGGTGTTACCTACTTTGCTTTTACCAAAAGTATGACCGATGCTTTTAATATTGATTTGGATGAAGGCAAAACGATTAAGGGCGATTTGAATGAGATTCGTTTTATGTCATACAATCCGACCAAGGGAAGTTTGAGTGGAACAGAATTTATTAAAAAGGCTTCGAGAATGCTGCCCTCGGCCTACAATCGGGTTGTTGAGGTTGATGACGACAATGACGCTGAAATCTGGATGCTAGGAAATAAACGTAAAGCGAAAGAATTTCACATTTTCATTAAAAATGAAGAAGAGGATGACATGCAATTTCTGATTTCATTTTTTGGAAATTTTGACATTGATGATATCGAAGGAATTCAGGAAATTGGTTTGAATATGACAATTGGTGATTAAAAGAAGAACAAGATGAAAAGATTAACAAAATCATACGATAAAAGAATAGCCGGAGTTTGTGGCGGATTTTCAGAATACATTAATCCGGAGTTGGATCCGGTTATTATCCGAATCGTATTTGCGGTATTGGCATTTATGAATCCTCTTTTGGTGATAGCTTATTTTGTATTGCAATTGCCTTGCCCGACCCGGAAGTAGCTTGATAAACTTATCCATAGGAGACAAAAAAATCCGACCTTTCTCAGAAGAGGCCGGATTTTTTATGGTGT
This genomic stretch from uncultured Sunxiuqinia sp. harbors:
- a CDS encoding TonB-dependent receptor: MKTQLLKITFLAILAFSSLVVFSQGLTTAEINGSVSDQNGEALPGASVVVLHNPTGTQNGTVTNQEGLFRLPNLTVGGPYTIKVSFIGFHSFTEEGVYLALGQSYKINIKLTPDNLEIPEIMVMGSGIDKHDLFDGNRTGAETVINREQLENLPTLTGNLNDFLRLTPQANANGEGMSIAGGNNRYNSLMIDGTVNNDVFGLAANGMNGGQAGVSPISVEAIDQFQVVIAPFDVRQSGFAGGGINAVTKRGTNEVKGSVYYKVRNESLAGKTPGDVDKREKLADFSAKQYGFTVGAPIIKNKLFIFANAEIQRDETPKPFNFSDYRGDSDKATLDQIYDKLQGYSYDAGAYGDVKSKLDGEKFLVKLNWNISDKHSLMVRHQYTKGESSSPSSSNSNNIYFANTGVLFPSTTNASALEFNSRFNDKWSNNLKIGYTHVFDDRAPMGENFPGITISDGSGKIHAGSEVYSSGNQLKQSILTITDNVQLYSGKNTWTIGTHNEFYSIYNMFMRKAFGDYSFDSTDDFLNGTPSYYNIGYSLIDDIRGDGSAAAADFNAIQLGLFIQDEIQVNKDLKITAGLRADVYFLNNDPIARPGFNSTTIPKLEQYYDMKGAQAGKMPSGNIMWSPRVGFNWDVNGDKTTQLRGGVGIFTSRIPFVWPAGSYTNNGMVIGEYKKYDNITFNPDWKTQEKGGSDAPSGSQIDLYAKDFKYPQMLRGNIAVDQKLPGGIIGTLDLMYTKTINNVLWKDVNVKPAWGRATGTGDNRPLYKTYRNGIDTEYGQIMLGDNTNEGYTYNITATLTKRFDIGLDANLSYSYGRAESVFDGTSSQNSSQWNYLVSSPVPRNEAQVGNSIFDMGSRVTASLTYHKEWLKHLKTTVSLFYNGQDGSRFSYIYDDYYGDFTSEAYKGPELMYIPINQDDINLVDPTQWAALDEFIAQDDYLSKHRGEYAERNASRTPWTNIFDMKVVQDIWVNLADRKQTLQFGLDIFNVGNLINKDWGRMYTTSNNNIGLIKFEKLVADPSTGDKTVPTFSYKSPSPNKFEPWYLDDSGISSSLWQAQFTMRYIF
- a CDS encoding PadR family transcriptional regulator, encoding MKIENTKAQMRKGVLEYCILLVLEGKPLYASDIIDELKNSKMIVVEGTLYPLLTRLKNAGLLAYKWEESTQGPPRKYYELTDIGSEFVVELGKSWNELVEAVGTIKKSKS
- a CDS encoding PspC domain-containing protein; its protein translation is MKKTFTINISGSVFHIDEDAYQKLQKYLQMLNQHFGSGEEGREILQDIETRIAELFNEKMEKGDKNVIQESWVDEVMARMGKPEDFMEGEIDEDETEESKPKGEDKTYTTAGKVKRRMYRDPDSRVFGGVCGGMGAYFGIDPVILRIITFILIFVTSGVIIPVYLLLWIAVPKACTTAQKLEMRGQEATVSNIEKSIKEEVDEVKASYKKFKSSDSYNKGKENAGRFGDVLYSVLRVSLKVLIIIFGVLMILFGFISLITFLTSMIVGHSFMDAAPWIAGIGPEFYVPGIANYFISSGSLTVLLIAVGFLVGIPLLGILFIGTKMVFRYNTNNKVIFLGALGVWLVALVTVIVVSLSQVNDYSKQTTVAESNKIECDSCETMYLKLADDNYSGRKNYYMDLDRMKVVTENGETTLLGRPRLDVERSNTDDFVILVRKKSRGASSEEAKDNVQQIVYQYQLSDSTIYFDPYYRLADGSRWLQQEVDITVKVPENKRVFLGDNLVKIIYDIENTSNTWDGDMVGKYWKMTELGLKEDSANNE
- a CDS encoding DUF4252 domain-containing protein; translated protein: MKQFKIILVLLFLVSTGVVLGQSKSDKIFDSFRNKPGVTYFAFTKSMTDAFNIDLDEGKTIKGDLNEIRFMSYNPTKGSLSGTEFIKKASRMLPSAYNRVVEVDDDNDAEIWMLGNKRKAKEFHIFIKNEEEDDMQFLISFFGNFDIDDIEGIQEIGLNMTIGD
- a CDS encoding PspC domain-containing protein, with the translated sequence MKRLTKSYDKRIAGVCGGFSEYINPELDPVIIRIVFAVLAFMNPLLVIAYFVLQLPCPTRK